One genomic window of Pseudomonas chlororaphis subsp. piscium includes the following:
- a CDS encoding DUF799 domain-containing protein — protein sequence MNLYTLRNLLGLLAVSLLVGCATPKTLDYSAYKQARPKSILVLPPLNESPDVKATYSMLSQVTFPLAEAGYYVMPIAVVDETFRHNGLTNPADIHGLSPAKLNEIFGADAGLYITVKEYGTSYMLISSATVVTASATLVDLKTGTTLWTGTARASSEEGNNNNGGGLVGMLITAAVKQIINTSTDAGHPIAGITSQRLLSAGQHAGLLYGPRSPKYGTD from the coding sequence ATGAACCTCTACACCTTGCGCAACCTGTTGGGCCTGTTGGCTGTCAGCCTGCTGGTGGGCTGCGCCACGCCCAAGACCCTGGACTACTCGGCCTACAAGCAGGCCCGGCCGAAGTCGATCCTGGTGCTGCCGCCGCTCAACGAGTCGCCGGACGTCAAGGCCACCTACAGCATGCTGTCCCAGGTGACCTTTCCCCTGGCCGAAGCCGGTTATTACGTGATGCCGATCGCAGTGGTGGATGAAACTTTCCGCCACAACGGCCTGACCAACCCGGCGGACATCCATGGCTTGTCGCCGGCCAAGCTCAACGAGATCTTCGGTGCCGATGCCGGGCTGTATATCACCGTCAAGGAGTACGGAACCAGCTACATGCTGATCAGCAGCGCCACCGTGGTCACCGCCAGTGCCACCCTGGTCGACCTGAAGACCGGCACCACGCTGTGGACCGGCACTGCCCGGGCCTCCAGCGAAGAGGGCAACAATAACAACGGCGGTGGCCTGGTGGGCATGCTGATCACCGCCGCGGTGAAGCAGATCATCAACACCTCCACCGACGCCGGTCACCCGATCGCCGGCATCACCAGCCAGCGCCTGCTGTCGGCCGGGCAACACGCGGGCCTGTTGTACGGTCCGCGCTCGCCGAAATACGGCACCGACTGA
- a CDS encoding DUF4810 domain-containing protein, producing the protein MFNTKMARPLMAATLLGSVLLAGCSGPKTLYQWETYQTQTYEYFKGEEAQEAQIEALERDLQKIKSTGKAVPPGYHAHLGMLYAGLGKDDQMVQQFNTEKALFPESTPYMDFLLKNAKKGAGQ; encoded by the coding sequence ATGTTCAACACCAAGATGGCCCGGCCGCTGATGGCCGCCACGTTGCTGGGCAGCGTATTGCTGGCCGGTTGCAGTGGGCCGAAGACGCTTTACCAGTGGGAAACCTACCAGACCCAGACCTACGAGTACTTCAAGGGCGAGGAGGCCCAGGAGGCCCAGATCGAAGCGCTGGAGCGCGACCTGCAGAAGATCAAGTCCACCGGCAAGGCGGTGCCGCCGGGTTACCACGCGCACCTGGGCATGCTCTATGCGGGCCTGGGCAAGGACGACCAGATGGTGCAGCAGTTCAACACCGAGAAGGCGCTGTTCCCCGAGTCCACGCCGTACATGGACTTTCTGCTGAAAAACGCCAAGAAGGGAGCCGGCCAATGA
- a CDS encoding CsgG/HfaB family protein — MSGVALAVLAGMSGCATESSRALPVEKVQSANQVWTGARVPMAVGKFDNRSSYMRGIFSDGVDRLGGQAKTILITHLQQTHRFNVLDRDNMGEIQQEAAIKGQAQKLKGADFVVTGDVTEFGRKETGDHQLFGILGRGKTQVAYAKVALNIVNISTSEVVYSTQGAGEYALSNREVIGFGGTASYDSTLNGKVLDLAMREAVNRMVEAIDAGAWKPSR; from the coding sequence ATGTCGGGCGTAGCGTTGGCTGTACTGGCGGGCATGAGCGGTTGTGCCACTGAAAGCTCCCGGGCGTTGCCGGTGGAGAAGGTCCAGAGCGCCAATCAGGTGTGGACCGGGGCTCGGGTACCGATGGCGGTGGGCAAGTTCGATAACCGCTCCAGCTACATGCGCGGGATTTTCTCCGACGGCGTCGACCGCCTCGGCGGCCAGGCCAAGACCATCCTGATTACCCACCTGCAGCAGACCCACCGCTTCAATGTGCTGGATCGCGACAACATGGGCGAGATCCAGCAGGAAGCGGCGATCAAGGGCCAGGCGCAGAAGCTCAAGGGCGCGGACTTCGTGGTGACCGGCGATGTCACCGAGTTCGGCCGCAAGGAAACCGGCGACCACCAGCTGTTCGGCATTCTCGGCCGCGGCAAGACCCAGGTGGCCTACGCCAAGGTGGCGTTGAACATCGTCAACATCAGCACTTCCGAAGTGGTGTATTCGACCCAGGGTGCCGGTGAGTACGCCCTGTCCAACCGCGAGGTGATCGGCTTCGGCGGCACCGCCTCCTACGACTCGACCCTCAACGGCAAGGTCCTCGACCTGGCCATGCGCGAGGCCGTCAACCGCATGGTCGAGGCGATTGACGCCGGCGCCTGGAAACCCAGCCGCTGA